One window of the Betta splendens chromosome 21, fBetSpl5.4, whole genome shotgun sequence genome contains the following:
- the ybey gene encoding endoribonuclease YbeY — MGVVLRNLQKVVPLRRARLRKDVDTLRHILGIQKFDLGVICVDNDRIQQINNTYRKKNVPTDVLSFPFYEDIRPGKLPCPHHRDELNLGDIFLGVEFVMKQCQEESLDLHGALTVVTAHGICHLLGYRHETEEDWTEMLQKENYILSEFNRLTGRHLEPLMKRCSQDR, encoded by the exons ATGGGAGTAGTACTGCGGAACCTCCAAAAGGTGGTGCCTCTTCGTCGAGCCAGACTACGTAAGGATGTCGACACGCTGAGACACATACTGGGCATCCAGAAATTTGACCTGGGCGTCATTTGTGTCGATAACGACAGGATTCAACAAATTAATAACACAtacagaaagaaaaatgtaCCCACGGATGttctttcatttccattttatgaG GACATAAGACCAGGTAAGCTGCCTTGCCCTCATCACAGAGACGAGCTGAACCTGGGGGACATTTTCTTGGGAGTCGAGTTTGTGATGAAGCAATGCCAAGAGGAGTCTCTGGATCTACATGGAGCTCTCACT GTTGTCACTGCACATGGCATCTGTCACCTGCTGGGTTACAGACATGAGACAGAGGAAGACTGGACTGAG ATGCTACAGAAAGAAAACTACATTCTGAGTGAATTCAACAGACTAACTGGGCGACACCTTGAGCCACTGATGAAGAGATGCAGTCAAGATAGGTGA